ggtggaagtggaggtggagatgaggctttcttcatggaggaggatgaggatgatcacCATAGAAGGCAGAAGGCCTCACATTCCCCCCTTGTCATGGAAGCCGTGGGTCAGATAGCCAAACCAAGACGTGTTGCAAACCtcgatagaaaaagggaaaaacgaggtaaaaatctattggaagattattttattcccaatagcatattccctgatcatatttttagacggcgttttagaatgcaacgaaatttgttcaacaaaatcatgagtgatatttgcaaccatgattcatactttgtgcaaaaagaggatgcttttcatgttctaggtcttattcccgagcaaaaaattacggcatccttgcgaatgcttgcatatggagcatctgcagatcaagtggatgagatcgcgaggatgggaaaaacaactgttttggagtccctgatgcgtttttgctctgcaattgaagccctctacaccaaagagtacctccggacacccacgccaagggacatgcgaaggcttatgaggaagggtgagatgcgaggcttcCCTGGCATAATTGGAAGCATGGACTGCATgcattggacttggaaaaactgtccaagtgcgtggCAAGGAGCATATGGCAACAGAAAAGGAGCCAAAAGcatcattttggaagcggtggcttcatttgatacatggatttggcatgctttttttggtgttccaggagctcagaatgacttaaatgtccttgcccaatccccagtgttcgacGAACTGCTGCAAGGAAACTCGCCGAGATGCACATATACCATTAATGGTACCCAATACGAGGGATCATACTACCTTGCagatggcatttacccaaggtggtcaacatttgtcaaaacagtgccacatccacagactgaaaagtaaaaacactttgcaaaatgtcaagaatggtgtaggaaggatgtcgagcgttgttttggtatcctacaagctcgttgggcgattaTCAGGGCTGCagctagaatgtttgatgtcgaggctcttcgatccatcatgatgacgtgtattattctccacaacatgattgttgaagatgagtatgattatgatggcgtcgatgaatatgagccggatccgatgaacaactcaagaacacgtatctaTTGTGCTCATAATGGGACCGAAGATCCAGTGCAACACGAGCCGTTGGAAcgcgatggacgttacaatgaattgatcgttCAACGTTACACTAATGTGCAAGAGCCATACTGGCACGTAACCCGCcagaatgacttgattgagcaccagtgGGGATTGCATGAAGGCGAAGATAATTAGAATgaggcttgtggttgaagaataaattgtattttttttaagtttatgtaattctatgtagtgtgttttgtttttaagtttatttagtgagtttatgtaattctatgtatttggtgagtttatgtaattctatgtagtgtgttttgtttttaagtttatttggtgagtttatgtaattctatttatttggtgagtttgtgtaattctatgtagtgtgttttgtttttaaatttatttggtgagtttatgtaatcttatttcatgtgtttaaataaagtacaaaagaaataaagttttaaaaataaataaagaattacattaaaattgcataataaattaaataaaaataaataaagtttttaaaataaataaggaataacataaaaattacataagaaattaaataaagttcaaacctaaaaaaagaaaaaaacataagaaattacataagaaattaaataaagttcaaaagaaaaaagaaagaaaaaacataaaaaaaacataaaaattatacaaagtctcTCGAGTTAGGATATGTGGTGCGAGGATCTTGGTTGTCACAAAAGTTGCTAGAACCCCCTTGACTTGTTTCcgcatctcttgcacgcctccttcgcaTGGCATCTCTTTTTTCCGaagtccaaaaatatttagaattcggagacagtcctactagagacttgctcatagtgtcacgatctgcttgagccatcctttctTCTCGAAGCAATTCATTTTCTCGATGAAGTGCTTCTCTAACCAGCTCGCTCTCTCGATTAActacttctctttgtc
This genomic interval from Malus domestica chromosome 05, GDT2T_hap1 contains the following:
- the LOC139196265 gene encoding uncharacterized protein; translation: MRRLMRKGEMRGFPGIIGSMDCMHWTWKNCPSAWQGAYGNRKGAKSIILEAVASFDTWIWHAFFGVPGAQNDLNVLAQSPVFDELLQGNSPRCTYTINGTQYEGSYYLADGIYPRAAARMFDVEALRSIMMTCIILHNMIVEDEYDYDGVDEYEPDPMNNSRTRIYCAHNGTEDPVQHEPLERDGRYNELIVQRYTNVQEPYWHVTRQNDLIEHQWGLHEGEDN